From the genome of Leptospiraceae bacterium, one region includes:
- a CDS encoding ankyrin repeat domain-containing protein, translating to MAQQKKDIEAFIHAIKDSDIELIEDFLKDGMDINAKSKKGNRAITRAAGDNNLPMVEYLIKKGVDVNLTSTNGTSALMKAVGEGNLAIVKILLENGAQTDPEDEIAKQNYSALIKACQNGNLEITKLLLEHGADVNAETKNNTTALSRAAQDGYLEIIKLLIDFGAEVDPKVEGVNSALMKAAENGHNETVRYLLEKKARPNFQNKNGETALIKTAQRGNTDTLEILLDFQADTELEDKNKFTALFHTAKTGYTKSMKLLIEKGANFFHTDSEGYTALMLAAESGHTKTVKLLLSKGADFHEINNKGKTALELAEEKEYSEIIRVLKERRDDYEQKNSEGYSDISYAAMYGYTEAIQLYIKKGLLPDEMDSRGYTPLMYACKNGHIDTVELLLRQNASLYTRSKVDNFTALMYAAQNGNVEVIRTIAHSTEKTDIFNAYTGSDFITPVSLAVQNNHMEAVIYLLRKGAPVNFTFVEGQGLTPLMVAAKHNRVDVARVLIRAGADVNAQTLEKNENNLGQWTPLMFAAEAGNAEMIELLLKNGADVQEQNKDGKTAIHIASEKQFHDIVELLVKQEEDFKFKLQDGWTDLIYASFYGQKKRVRSLLRKENIDINRQNRGGYSALSCAAQNGHFDIVKELIENGANISLKNRDGINALMHAAEVGHFKICELLIEKGADVNDRSHTDFTPLMYATKNGHVSLAKFFVEKKADINDRDKNGWTALSLASHNRHQELANFLIENGGVEGRPKGAYAGYAPDSHISSDQLGISSNVDSFAKLLSARALEPPLAIGLFGYWGAGKSFFIEKLIERISFISKKVREEIKNNRRKQQDFSYYGRIAQIKFNAWHYAEGNLWASLVEHIFSNLKVYDSETEDETENRRNKLLAAIDNNLKALNENMLALKEEEDKYKNEIEERKLEVKQKEEDLAKEEKQLLEEEEKLSQKIETIDLEISKLEESKEDKTLLFRNLFTSRIKESLSTEALSRISSNPKVKEALKTIDPELKKAGEIPFDVMEKKVQEFVTENIYNPKKDESIIERVFNKENWKEAWTSNKTRFFVWIFMIFFVVALPFVIPILIDVKNTVFHFLETKISYLISLLGGGSGLALFAKKALNSLSMAWTKIREYAPEFKNLEQNLQQEENKIHAKVEEKQEVLNLQKEKLQKEKESLNTKKDDLSEKRNGLQKEYDKIEKEKDRIKDDLRDLRKQILELKRQKTLQREDNLLAHYINDRASSNDYKKHLGLPAQIRRDFDKLSRLVESFNKKLDKGLESEEDEHMINRIVLYVDDLDRCSTKKVVEVIEAVHLLLAFPLFTVVVAVDPRWLTQALQIEYKELFNGELALDTDGDGIPDLQRATPHDYLEKIFQISFWLYPMDVKGRRNMVETLTSNVQISNEREIINSLEEN from the coding sequence ATGGCACAACAAAAAAAAGATATAGAAGCTTTCATCCATGCAATCAAGGATTCAGATATAGAACTGATTGAAGATTTTTTGAAAGATGGTATGGATATAAATGCCAAATCAAAGAAGGGAAACCGAGCTATTACCAGAGCTGCCGGCGACAACAACCTTCCTATGGTAGAATACCTGATTAAAAAAGGAGTTGATGTAAACCTCACCAGTACAAACGGAACCAGTGCATTGATGAAAGCAGTTGGGGAAGGAAATCTCGCAATAGTGAAGATTCTTCTTGAAAATGGTGCTCAAACAGATCCGGAAGATGAAATCGCAAAACAAAATTATTCCGCTCTTATAAAAGCCTGCCAGAATGGAAATTTAGAAATCACAAAACTTTTATTAGAACACGGTGCCGATGTTAATGCTGAAACCAAAAACAATACCACAGCCCTCAGTCGAGCCGCTCAGGATGGTTATTTAGAAATCATTAAATTACTAATAGACTTTGGAGCTGAAGTCGACCCGAAAGTAGAAGGTGTCAATTCCGCTCTAATGAAAGCTGCCGAGAATGGGCATAATGAAACAGTTCGCTATCTTTTAGAAAAAAAAGCCAGACCCAATTTTCAAAATAAGAATGGGGAAACTGCTCTTATCAAAACAGCCCAGAGGGGGAATACGGACACTCTGGAGATCCTTTTAGATTTTCAAGCTGATACAGAATTGGAGGACAAGAATAAATTTACAGCCCTTTTTCATACAGCCAAAACAGGCTATACCAAAAGCATGAAGCTTTTAATCGAAAAAGGAGCCAATTTCTTCCACACTGATTCGGAAGGCTACACAGCCCTGATGCTCGCAGCAGAAAGCGGACATACCAAAACCGTAAAACTTCTTCTCTCCAAAGGTGCTGACTTTCATGAAATCAATAACAAAGGAAAAACAGCTCTTGAACTCGCAGAAGAAAAAGAATACTCTGAAATTATTCGTGTTCTTAAAGAAAGAAGAGATGACTACGAACAAAAAAATAGCGAGGGCTACAGTGATATATCCTATGCAGCCATGTATGGTTATACAGAAGCCATTCAACTGTACATAAAAAAAGGACTCTTACCCGATGAAATGGATTCTCGTGGCTATACTCCCCTGATGTATGCCTGCAAAAATGGTCATATAGATACAGTGGAACTTCTTTTACGTCAAAATGCCAGTTTATATACAAGAAGTAAGGTAGATAACTTTACGGCTCTTATGTATGCAGCTCAGAACGGAAACGTGGAAGTTATTCGAACTATAGCACATAGCACTGAAAAAACCGACATTTTTAATGCTTATACAGGTTCAGACTTTATAACACCTGTTTCCCTCGCTGTCCAAAACAATCATATGGAAGCTGTTATTTATCTTTTGCGTAAGGGTGCTCCCGTAAACTTCACCTTTGTAGAAGGCCAGGGCTTAACTCCTCTTATGGTAGCAGCTAAGCACAATCGTGTAGATGTGGCCAGGGTACTAATACGTGCCGGAGCTGATGTAAACGCTCAAACCCTGGAAAAAAATGAGAACAATCTGGGGCAATGGACTCCTTTAATGTTTGCAGCAGAAGCAGGTAACGCAGAGATGATAGAGCTTCTTTTGAAAAATGGTGCAGATGTTCAGGAACAGAATAAGGATGGAAAAACAGCCATCCACATCGCCAGTGAAAAACAGTTCCATGACATCGTTGAACTTTTGGTGAAACAGGAAGAAGACTTTAAGTTTAAACTTCAGGATGGCTGGACAGATTTGATTTATGCTTCCTTTTACGGTCAAAAGAAGCGGGTTCGAAGTCTGTTACGCAAAGAAAATATTGATATTAACAGACAAAACCGTGGAGGCTATTCTGCCCTATCCTGCGCGGCACAAAACGGCCATTTTGATATTGTGAAGGAGTTAATTGAAAATGGAGCCAATATTTCCTTAAAAAACAGAGATGGAATAAATGCTCTTATGCACGCAGCCGAAGTCGGGCATTTTAAAATCTGTGAACTTTTAATCGAAAAAGGTGCCGATGTCAATGACAGGAGCCATACGGATTTTACTCCTCTAATGTATGCGACTAAAAATGGACATGTGAGTCTCGCTAAATTTTTTGTTGAAAAGAAAGCTGATATCAATGATAGAGATAAAAACGGTTGGACGGCCCTCAGTCTTGCTTCCCATAATCGTCACCAGGAACTTGCCAACTTCCTGATTGAAAATGGAGGGGTGGAAGGAAGACCGAAGGGGGCGTATGCGGGTTATGCACCCGATTCCCATATTTCTTCCGATCAGCTGGGCATCAGTAGCAATGTTGACTCATTCGCTAAATTATTATCCGCAAGAGCCTTAGAGCCCCCCCTGGCCATCGGCCTTTTTGGTTATTGGGGAGCCGGAAAATCGTTTTTCATAGAAAAGCTTATCGAAAGAATTAGTTTTATTTCTAAAAAAGTTAGAGAAGAAATAAAAAATAATAGAAGAAAGCAACAGGATTTCTCTTATTACGGAAGAATCGCTCAGATAAAATTCAATGCCTGGCACTACGCCGAAGGAAATCTCTGGGCAAGTCTTGTAGAGCATATTTTTTCTAACCTGAAAGTGTATGATTCAGAAACAGAAGACGAAACGGAAAATAGGAGAAATAAACTTTTAGCGGCAATAGATAATAATCTCAAAGCTTTAAACGAAAATATGCTGGCCCTAAAAGAAGAAGAAGATAAATACAAAAATGAAATCGAAGAAAGGAAACTAGAAGTCAAACAAAAGGAAGAAGATTTAGCAAAGGAAGAAAAACAACTTTTAGAGGAAGAAGAAAAGCTTTCTCAAAAAATAGAGACGATTGATCTGGAAATCAGTAAATTAGAAGAATCTAAAGAAGATAAAACCCTCCTTTTCAGAAACCTTTTTACGAGTAGAATTAAGGAAAGCTTGAGCACGGAAGCTCTCAGCAGAATATCGAGTAATCCAAAAGTTAAAGAGGCTTTGAAAACTATAGATCCGGAACTAAAAAAAGCCGGGGAAATTCCTTTTGATGTAATGGAAAAAAAAGTTCAGGAATTTGTTACAGAAAATATTTATAATCCAAAAAAAGACGAATCTATAATCGAAAGGGTTTTTAATAAAGAAAACTGGAAAGAAGCCTGGACTTCAAATAAAACCAGATTTTTTGTCTGGATTTTCATGATATTTTTTGTAGTAGCCCTACCCTTTGTAATTCCTATTTTAATCGATGTAAAAAATACTGTTTTTCATTTTTTAGAAACAAAGATCTCCTACTTGATTTCTCTTTTAGGTGGAGGTTCCGGTCTGGCTCTCTTTGCAAAAAAAGCTTTGAATTCTTTATCTATGGCCTGGACAAAAATCAGGGAATATGCACCCGAATTCAAAAACCTTGAGCAGAACTTGCAACAGGAAGAAAACAAAATTCATGCAAAGGTAGAAGAAAAACAGGAAGTATTGAACCTACAAAAAGAAAAACTACAGAAAGAAAAAGAAAGTTTAAATACAAAGAAGGATGATTTATCAGAAAAAAGAAATGGTTTACAAAAAGAATACGATAAGATAGAAAAAGAGAAAGATAGAATTAAAGACGATTTGAGGGATTTGCGAAAACAAATATTAGAGCTTAAACGGCAGAAAACCCTGCAACGTGAAGATAATCTTTTAGCTCACTATATTAATGACCGTGCGTCTTCCAACGATTATAAAAAGCATCTCGGACTTCCGGCACAAATTCGCCGTGATTTTGATAAACTTTCCCGCCTGGTTGAGTCTTTCAATAAAAAGTTGGATAAGGGTTTGGAAAGTGAAGAAGATGAACATATGATCAACCGAATTGTATTATATGTGGATGATCTGGATCGCTGTTCAACCAAAAAGGTAGTCGAGGTAATAGAAGCTGTTCATCTTCTATTAGCCTTTCCTTTATTTACAGTAGTTGTGGCAGTAGACCCCCGCTGGCTTACCCAGGCTTTACAAATTGAATACAAAGAATTATTCAATGGAGAACTCGCTCTCGATACAGATGGAGATGGAATCCCGGATTTACAAAGAGCAACCCCGCATGATTACTTAGAGAAAATATTCCAAATTTCTTTCTGGCTCTATCCTATGGATGTAAAAGGTAGAAGAAATATGGTGGAAACCCTGACTTCCAATGTTCAGATTTCCAATGAAAGAGAAATAATCAATTCCTTAGAGGAAAACTGA
- a CDS encoding zinc ribbon domain-containing protein, with amino-acid sequence MSYTCPHCGASLQSSSIYCNYCNGKLPIRATIPQTEKENLNKYIEGLEKILESKKNSHDGRVSLFFFVMFLAWVGTTYILHKFMSGWILTIILSVAFAFAYFLIFGWYVSLNESKSYKETFDARVKKDIEEYLARNGIDKQEFKLAAIEVLKSNSPLYPFLIEF; translated from the coding sequence ATGAGCTATACCTGTCCTCACTGCGGAGCATCCCTTCAAAGTTCCAGTATTTACTGCAATTATTGTAATGGTAAGCTTCCTATACGAGCTACCATACCCCAGACAGAAAAAGAAAATTTAAATAAATACATTGAAGGGCTTGAGAAAATTTTAGAATCCAAAAAAAATTCTCATGATGGAAGGGTCTCTCTTTTCTTTTTCGTCATGTTCCTTGCCTGGGTAGGCACAACTTATATCCTTCATAAGTTTATGAGTGGATGGATCCTTACAATTATCCTCTCTGTTGCATTTGCTTTCGCCTATTTCCTTATCTTCGGCTGGTATGTTTCCCTAAATGAAAGTAAGTCCTATAAAGAAACCTTTGATGCCAGGGTAAAGAAAGATATAGAAGAATACCTGGCTCGAAATGGCATCGATAAACAGGAATTCAAGCTGGCCGCTATCGAAGTCCTCAAATCGAATTCCCCCCTCTACCCTTTTTTAATAGAATTTTAA
- a CDS encoding formate hydrogenase, whose translation MNLLHLLLGISLLLPLQIARQQGREFSGPDFPIYLGLILQAVIGNIIFFYVRAYEKRNIARIFIGYFIFFLGLSGSYLSGKSFRLLFFWEISTVGALLIYLGSRLSDKAIRSIVALFVASSVSMIFLAIWIFLPSGNTTGLYFLIAALLLKSAYSSLHIWLPEAHSGPPSHGSAAYSGLMINLPLLLFLRYMPDNLHDLLKIEYLILFAGIGVFLGGIASFFQKDIKRALAYSTIENSNFLWLSLLIYLFWVVDPNPEIQKLALAYLVVFYISIIHHSVSKTYQFLSLGYLAKIASSTDTDECKGVGRVSGLSFLASSVGSLSFAMVPGTIGFFSESTFLYLGSIVIDMPVTRSLLILPSLIFISTGLAMGAFSHVKLFLSLMLSVPRKQIEPQTPSAFLTYSLNSLGILILLLPVIAWIPFYIQPELKEILPGLFQTWVFKLSFISLFVIVVSLFLIYSKFRHKIWKRQIWDCGSNYRGEDVSIPGSVISDPLFPSVGRFLLNKTGDAKLDSLFLSLMNKLLGFGRYWIHFFETGELTTYLFLSSISLLFSVGVLLLYQKLFAGM comes from the coding sequence ATGAATCTATTACATTTATTACTCGGCATTTCTCTTTTATTACCGCTGCAAATTGCAAGGCAGCAGGGTAGAGAGTTTTCAGGACCTGACTTTCCCATTTATCTGGGTTTAATTCTTCAGGCTGTTATCGGAAATATCATTTTCTTTTATGTAAGAGCCTATGAAAAACGTAATATAGCACGGATTTTTATAGGTTACTTCATCTTTTTTCTGGGGCTTTCCGGTTCTTATCTTTCCGGGAAAAGCTTTCGACTTTTATTCTTCTGGGAAATCTCTACCGTAGGAGCTCTGCTGATTTATCTTGGTTCCAGATTGTCAGACAAGGCTATTCGAAGTATTGTCGCTTTATTTGTAGCCAGTAGTGTTTCTATGATTTTTTTAGCTATCTGGATCTTTCTTCCAAGTGGCAATACTACCGGTCTTTATTTTTTAATTGCCGCTTTACTTTTGAAGTCAGCTTATTCTTCTTTACACATCTGGTTGCCGGAGGCACACTCAGGCCCCCCCTCTCACGGTTCTGCCGCCTATTCCGGCCTGATGATTAACCTTCCTCTCTTACTTTTTCTACGGTATATGCCGGATAACCTGCATGATTTGCTCAAGATAGAGTATCTCATCCTGTTTGCCGGAATAGGGGTCTTTCTGGGAGGAATTGCTTCCTTCTTTCAAAAAGACATTAAAAGAGCACTGGCGTACAGCACGATAGAGAACAGTAACTTTTTATGGTTGAGTCTTTTGATATATTTATTCTGGGTCGTAGATCCAAATCCGGAAATTCAAAAGCTGGCCCTGGCCTATCTGGTAGTTTTTTACATTAGTATTATTCACCATTCCGTTTCTAAAACTTATCAGTTCTTATCTTTAGGTTATCTGGCTAAAATTGCCTCCAGTACCGACACAGATGAGTGTAAAGGAGTCGGTAGAGTTTCCGGACTTTCTTTTCTCGCCAGTTCTGTTGGGAGCCTGAGTTTTGCCATGGTGCCCGGGACCATTGGATTTTTCTCTGAATCGACCTTTCTTTATCTGGGTTCGATTGTAATCGATATGCCGGTTACACGTTCCCTCTTGATTCTTCCTTCGCTTATTTTTATCAGCACCGGTCTTGCGATGGGGGCTTTTTCCCATGTGAAACTCTTTCTTTCTTTAATGCTTTCTGTTCCACGAAAACAAATTGAGCCTCAGACTCCTTCTGCATTTTTAACCTATTCTTTAAATTCTCTCGGTATTCTGATTCTTTTATTGCCAGTAATAGCCTGGATTCCCTTCTATATACAACCGGAGTTAAAGGAAATCTTACCGGGTTTATTTCAAACCTGGGTTTTTAAACTGTCTTTTATTTCCCTGTTTGTTATAGTAGTAAGTCTATTTCTAATATACTCTAAATTCAGGCATAAAATTTGGAAACGTCAAATCTGGGATTGTGGTAGTAATTATCGCGGAGAAGATGTGTCTATACCCGGCTCAGTTATTTCCGATCCTCTTTTTCCTTCGGTAGGGAGGTTTTTATTGAATAAAACAGGAGATGCAAAACTGGATAGTCTTTTTCTTTCTCTGATGAATAAGCTTCTGGGATTCGGTCGATACTGGATTCATTTTTTTGAAACCGGCGAGCTGACCACCTACTTATTTTTATCTTCGATTTCTCTTTTATTTTCAGTTGGAGTACTTTTGCTCTACCAAAAATTATTTGCGGGCATGTAA
- a CDS encoding NADH-quinone oxidoreductase subunit H, which translates to MSPKILNLIVMFFTFITLPILAGGIIRKVRARAQGRKGPPILQNLNDIIRLFQKKPIDGIFSGTYSELAPSFALFASLMVWSIVAFEWTSFILIPFFLVIQRIALTGYAMETGTSFGGLGTSREILLSVMSEPIIILIILVAQSKMSMDFSWVSVIFGAIFVLATIVVILAELARPPFDDPRTHLELTMVHEAMLLEASGRSLALFDSAYQVKIASLIMFILKLAIEHSKFLYNANVPEYLDNLLAYIGALLLVAGIGYWESICTRRKWNWVPEIMGLTYLFLLILGTLVKLK; encoded by the coding sequence ATGAGTCCTAAGATACTAAATCTAATTGTAATGTTTTTTACATTCATCACCCTTCCGATTTTAGCGGGTGGAATCATCCGTAAGGTGAGGGCAAGAGCCCAGGGAAGGAAAGGTCCACCTATATTACAAAATCTGAATGATATCATTCGATTATTTCAAAAGAAGCCTATAGATGGAATTTTTTCCGGTACCTACAGCGAATTAGCTCCTTCTTTTGCTTTATTTGCTTCTTTGATGGTCTGGTCTATTGTTGCTTTTGAATGGACCTCTTTCATACTTATTCCCTTTTTCCTGGTCATCCAGAGGATTGCTCTCACCGGTTATGCCATGGAAACCGGGACTTCTTTCGGAGGTCTTGGAACTTCCAGAGAAATTTTGTTATCGGTAATGAGTGAGCCTATTATTATCCTGATCATTTTAGTTGCTCAATCAAAGATGAGTATGGATTTCTCCTGGGTTAGTGTTATATTTGGTGCCATATTTGTTCTGGCTACTATTGTTGTAATCCTTGCTGAACTGGCGAGGCCTCCATTTGATGATCCAAGAACTCACCTCGAATTAACCATGGTTCATGAAGCTATGTTATTGGAAGCTTCCGGTAGATCTCTGGCTCTTTTTGATTCTGCTTACCAGGTAAAGATAGCCTCACTTATTATGTTTATTTTGAAATTGGCTATTGAACATTCGAAATTTCTTTATAATGCAAATGTGCCGGAATACCTTGATAACCTGTTAGCTTATATCGGTGCTCTCTTACTCGTAGCCGGAATTGGTTATTGGGAATCAATATGTACCAGGAGAAAGTGGAACTGGGTTCCGGAGATAATGGGTTTAACCTATTTATTTCTTCTAATACTCGGAACTCTTGTGAAGTTAAAGTAA
- a CDS encoding formate hydrogenase, with amino-acid sequence MIYDLIYLLILLVGILILIENRLNRIIFFSAVQGIFLCGPVFQVHSYKDFHSWVLVGIILVFKTFLTPYILYLTIKRAGLSEHTNPRFGYLLTLIFFIPGLFMSLMVSESFTDIPVHIDKISVVYVLIVIYLGILSFIARRHWVALIIGFVMFENGVFLLALILHKGLPLGTEILSFFDALLVIVAAVALQARVKRYSKYKVGKE; translated from the coding sequence ATGATATACGATCTTATATACCTTCTTATTTTACTTGTAGGAATCCTGATTCTTATAGAAAACCGTCTGAATCGAATTATATTCTTTTCGGCTGTTCAGGGAATTTTTCTTTGCGGACCTGTATTTCAGGTTCATAGTTATAAAGATTTTCATAGCTGGGTCTTAGTCGGGATTATTCTTGTTTTTAAAACATTTTTAACTCCTTATATTCTCTATCTAACCATAAAAAGGGCCGGTTTATCAGAACATACTAATCCGAGGTTCGGTTATCTGCTTACCCTGATATTTTTTATTCCCGGTTTGTTTATGTCCTTGATGGTGAGTGAATCATTTACTGATATACCGGTTCATATAGATAAAATTAGTGTAGTCTATGTTTTGATAGTAATCTATCTTGGAATCTTAAGTTTTATTGCCAGAAGGCACTGGGTAGCTCTAATAATCGGTTTTGTAATGTTTGAAAACGGAGTATTCCTGCTGGCTCTAATTTTACATAAAGGCTTACCACTCGGAACGGAGATTCTTTCTTTCTTTGATGCTCTTCTGGTTATTGTGGCTGCTGTTGCATTGCAGGCAAGGGTTAAGCGTTATTCAAAATACAAGGTTGGAAAAGAATGA